One region of Polyodon spathula isolate WHYD16114869_AA chromosome 25, ASM1765450v1, whole genome shotgun sequence genomic DNA includes:
- the LOC121300007 gene encoding kelch-like protein 22: MAEDRELNQVCKAPGPQSPPRCSSQTYCSSVYSQSLLDGLVALRNSGTLFDVKLVVEGKTIEAHRVLLAASCDYFRGMFAGGLREMQEKEVQVHGVSYTAMCKLLDFIYTAELELNLENLQEILAAACLLQIQDVIGFCCEFLISWVDDDNILEVYKLADLFGLSQLSAKADAYILKNFLAFSRTPTYRQLPLDKVYSLLTNNQLEVGCENEVYEAALHYHYTPEQVETDQVSLQDSLKLLETVRFCLMEKHVLQRLHDKLNGCPMKDRLAAALQYHEKEALQPMLQSPQTQLRSEFRCIVGFGGMCSSRSETLSNEAKFLNPLTGKWRSLTAAQAPRMSNQGIAVINNFVYLIGGDNNTRGFRAESRCWRYDPRHDRWFQIQSMQQQHADHCVCALGGYLYTIGGRDYHNELKVVERYDPQTNTWEFVDPLKQEVYAHAGAVLDGKIYITCGRRGPFYLNETHCYDPETNQWESRAASPIGRAWHGMAGLNGRAYVIGGSNDNLGYRKDVLKVACYNPANDEWTTVSPLPSGHGEPGIAVLDHRIFVLGGRSHNRSSRTDYVHVYDAEVERWVSGTSFDDDISGLAACVLVLPRSVVMDTENQTSDWRSLFLYNRTIDDVMSLTDGDESDLSSED; encoded by the exons ATGGCAGAGGACCGGGAGCTGAACCAGGTCTGCAAGGCCCCAGGGCCGCAGTCGCCCCCCCGGTGCAGCAGTCAGACATACTGCAGCAGTGTGTACTCTCAGAGCCTGCTGGACGGACTTGTGGCCCTACGAAACAGCGGAACCCTCTTTGACGTCAAGCTGGTGGTGGAGGGGAAAACCATTGAAGCACACCGCGTTCTTCTCGCAGCATCATGTGACTACTTCCG GGGGATGTTTGCGGGCGGCCTGCGGGAGATGCAGGAGAAGGAGGTTCAGGTGCATGGCGTCTCGTACACGGCTATGTGTAAACTCCTGGACTTCATTTACACCGCCGAACTGGAACTAAACTTGGAGAACTTGCAGGAAATCCTGGCTGCTGCCTGCCTGCTTCAG ATCCAGGATGTGATTGGTTTCTGCTGCGAATTCCTTATCTCCTGGGTGGATGATGACAACATTCTGGAGGTTTACAAACTGGCTGACCTGTTTGGGCTGAGTCAGCTAAGCGCCAAAGCTGACGCCTATATCTTGAAGAACTTTCTGGCTTTCTCCCGGACTCCCACCTACCGCCAGCTCCCCTTGGATAAGGTCTACTCCCTGCTCACCAACAACCAGCTGGAGGTTGGCTGTGAGAACGAGGTCTACGAGGCTGCACTGCACTACCACTACACGCCCGAGCAGGTGGAGACTGATCAGGTGTCCCTGCAG GACTCCCTGAAGTTGCTGGAGACGGTGCGGTTCTGCCTGATGGAGAAGCATGTGCTGCAGCGGCTCCATGACAAGCTCAACGGCTGCCCAATGAAGGACAGACTGGCGGCGGCTCTCCAGTATCACGAGAAGGAAGCTCTACAGCCGATGCTCCAGAGCCCGCAAACGCAGCTTCGCTCCGAGTTCCGCTGCATCGTGGGCTTCGGAGGCATGTGTTCCTCCCGCTCGGAGACCCTCAGCAACGAGGCCAAGTTCCTGAACCCCCTCACAGGCAAGTGGAGGAGCCTTACCGCAGCGCAGGCTCCCCGCATGTCCAACCAGGGAATCGCCGTCATCAACAACTTTGTCTATCTCATTGGGGGCGATAACAATACCAGGGGCTTTCGAGCTGAGTCCAGGTGCTGGAG GTATGACCCGCGTCACGACCGCTGGTTCCAGATCCAgtccatgcagcagcagcacgcTGACCATTGTGTGTGTGCCCTAGGGGGGTACCTGTACACTATAGGGGGCCGGGACTATCACAATGAGCTCAAAGTGGTGGAGCGCTATGACCCGCAAACCAATACCTGGGAATTTGTGGACCCTCTGAAACAGGAG GTGTATGCTCATGCTGGGGCAGTGCTTGATGGGAAGATATACATTACCTGTGGCCGGAGAGGACCCTTCTACTTGAACGAGACACACTGCTACGACCCAGAGACGAACCAATGGGAGAGCAGGGCTGCTAGTCCCATTGGGCGAGCCTGGCACGGTATGGCGGGGCTCAACGGCAGGGCGTACGTCATCGGGGGCAGCAACGACAACCTGGGCTACCGCAAAGACGTGTTGAAG GTAGCATGCTACAACCCTGCTAATGATGAATGGACAACAGTGAGTCCGTTGCCTTCTGGGCACGGAGAGCCTGGCATCGCTGTGCTGGATCACCGCATCTTCGTGCTGGGCGGGCGCTCCCACAACCGCAGCAGTCGCACAGATTACGTCCACGTTTATGATGCCGAGGTAGAGCGCTGGGTGAGCGGGACCTCCTTCGATGATGACATCTCCGGACTCGCTGCCTGCGTCCTGGTGCTCCCCCGCTCCGTTGTCATGGATACGGAAAACCAGACCTCGGATTGGCGTTCCTTGTTTTTGTATAACCGTACCATTGATGATGTCATGAGCCTCACCGACGGGGATGAATCTGATCTTTCCAGTGAGGATTAA